From a single Intestinibaculum porci genomic region:
- a CDS encoding type I restriction endonuclease subunit R — protein sequence MDYIFEKGKFTEDELEHAIIELFQIQGYEYTYGEDIHRRFEDILLENDLRTFLNRKYSDKNLSDVEMEKIITMLTLIPSTPFYYSNRQAFWLVVEGFDLVRDNINDVALHIDYIDFDHPENNVFRVVNQYAVQGDRLRRPDLLIFINGIPIGICEFKTAIEEDKTIHDAWEQITIRYKRDIPNLLKYCFMSVISDGVNTKMGSVFTPYRFYYSWNRANDKDKVSNGISSLLTMIEGAFVKERVLKILRDFIFYPDDSSKDDVIVCRYPQFFAAEKMLANIKLHMRPDGDGKGGTYFGATGCGKTYTMLFLSRLIMLRDSDTFKNPTIIILEDREDLDTQTSELFVTAKHYLHQEDVRSIESRDDLEKTLRDKPSGGVYITTIQKFCEKIGLLSDRNNIICISDEAHRTQTNIGSKLKKTENGVYTTFGFAKYLRDSFPNATYCGFTGTPIDETVAVFGDVVDSYTMKESSDDGITVRIAYEPRLARVILSDEQAKEIQKYYEQCVEEGSNPEQVEESKRAMSKMSAILGHPERIKKLAADIVSHYESLCAEKPDVVQKAMIVCSDRQNAFKVLKAIQVIRPDWKVPRKAEDESKLTREQLDKLVALPKINLVATQGQNDEKELFDLCGTKDYRKMLDKQFKNNDSNFKIAIVVDMWITGFDVPSLAVMYIDKPLQKHTLIQTISRVNRVFDGKDKGLVVDYIGIKNDMMAAVKKYGGPQESPIDELNISLSIFRNHLSMINDLLSGFDATKFYTGTPLERLNCLNAATEYVQTSKDMQTRFMGLSRRLKSAYQICFPSGELTDEETATAQFYLAIRSIIYKQTKGNAPDAEVMNSVVEGMVRDAITCTGIENIVDEHKSVDLFSDEFVDELKKVKLPITKFNALLKLLKKAITAYGRTNKVKAIEFDERLRRVVDAYNSRDKLVFTSEVVADFVNDLSDQLINIMKDLKEDQDSFSKMGITFEEKAFYDILVKVRDDHVFPYADDKCIVLAKKIKELVDDKAQFADWSTRDDIKNQLNMDLTVLLYKNGYPPEWDEEVFEKVMEQAENFKKYEDE from the coding sequence GTGGATTATATCTTCGAAAAAGGCAAATTTACAGAAGACGAACTGGAACATGCCATCATAGAGCTTTTCCAGATACAGGGATACGAATATACATACGGCGAAGATATTCACCGCCGTTTTGAAGACATCCTTCTTGAAAACGATCTGCGCACATTCCTGAACCGGAAGTATTCGGACAAGAACCTCAGCGATGTGGAGATGGAGAAGATCATCACCATGCTGACGCTGATTCCCTCTACGCCGTTTTACTATTCGAACCGCCAGGCCTTTTGGCTTGTTGTGGAGGGGTTCGATCTTGTCAGGGATAATATCAATGATGTCGCTCTGCACATCGATTATATCGATTTCGATCACCCGGAGAATAATGTTTTCCGCGTCGTGAACCAGTACGCTGTTCAGGGCGATCGGCTGCGCCGACCGGATCTGCTAATCTTCATCAATGGCATTCCGATAGGCATTTGCGAGTTCAAGACCGCAATCGAGGAAGACAAGACGATTCATGACGCGTGGGAGCAGATTACAATCCGCTATAAGCGCGATATTCCGAATCTCCTAAAATATTGCTTTATGTCCGTCATCAGTGACGGAGTGAATACCAAAATGGGTAGTGTCTTCACACCTTATCGGTTCTACTACTCGTGGAACAGGGCAAATGACAAAGACAAGGTCTCGAATGGTATCAGTTCCTTGCTTACTATGATAGAGGGCGCATTTGTAAAAGAACGGGTCTTGAAAATTCTTCGCGACTTTATTTTCTACCCAGATGACAGCTCAAAGGATGACGTCATTGTCTGCCGGTATCCGCAGTTTTTCGCCGCAGAAAAGATGCTTGCCAACATCAAGCTGCACATGCGGCCTGACGGCGATGGAAAAGGCGGCACCTACTTCGGAGCGACAGGATGCGGTAAGACCTACACGATGCTGTTTTTGTCTCGGCTTATCATGCTGCGCGACAGTGATACATTTAAGAATCCCACGATTATCATTCTGGAGGACCGCGAAGATCTAGACACGCAGACTTCCGAGTTGTTTGTGACAGCAAAACATTATCTGCATCAGGAGGATGTCCGGAGCATAGAGAGCCGTGATGATCTTGAGAAAACTCTCAGGGACAAACCAAGCGGCGGTGTGTATATCACAACTATACAGAAGTTCTGTGAAAAGATTGGTTTACTTTCAGACCGCAACAACATCATCTGTATTTCGGATGAGGCACATCGGACACAAACGAATATCGGGTCAAAGCTAAAGAAAACAGAAAATGGTGTTTACACGACATTCGGATTTGCCAAGTATCTGCGCGATAGTTTTCCGAATGCTACCTACTGTGGATTCACTGGAACACCTATCGATGAGACGGTTGCTGTATTCGGAGATGTCGTTGACAGCTATACGATGAAGGAATCCAGTGACGACGGCATCACCGTGCGCATTGCTTATGAGCCCCGTCTCGCCCGTGTCATCCTGTCTGATGAGCAGGCGAAGGAAATCCAGAAGTATTACGAGCAGTGCGTTGAGGAAGGTTCAAATCCGGAGCAGGTAGAGGAAAGCAAGCGGGCCATGAGCAAGATGTCCGCTATCCTTGGACATCCGGAACGAATTAAAAAGCTCGCCGCGGATATCGTCTCGCACTATGAATCACTGTGCGCCGAAAAGCCTGACGTCGTGCAAAAAGCTATGATCGTTTGCTCTGACAGGCAGAATGCTTTCAAGGTGCTGAAAGCTATACAGGTAATAAGACCGGATTGGAAGGTTCCTAGGAAAGCCGAGGATGAATCCAAGCTGACACGCGAACAGCTTGATAAGCTCGTGGCGCTTCCGAAGATTAACCTTGTGGCTACGCAGGGTCAAAACGATGAGAAGGAACTGTTCGATCTTTGCGGCACAAAGGATTACCGGAAGATGCTCGATAAGCAGTTCAAAAATAATGACTCGAATTTCAAAATAGCAATCGTTGTTGACATGTGGATTACCGGCTTCGATGTTCCGTCTCTTGCTGTCATGTATATCGACAAGCCACTGCAGAAGCACACTTTGATTCAGACGATCTCCAGAGTCAACCGCGTTTTCGATGGCAAAGATAAAGGACTAGTCGTCGATTATATCGGTATCAAGAATGACATGATGGCAGCGGTCAAGAAGTATGGCGGGCCGCAGGAAAGCCCAATCGATGAGCTGAATATTTCTCTGTCGATTTTTCGCAATCACTTGTCGATGATCAACGATTTGCTTTCCGGATTTGATGCCACGAAGTTTTATACCGGGACGCCGCTGGAGCGACTGAACTGCCTGAATGCCGCTACGGAATACGTACAGACCAGCAAAGATATGCAGACGCGCTTCATGGGACTTTCTCGCAGGCTCAAGAGCGCATACCAGATATGTTTCCCATCCGGCGAACTGACGGACGAAGAAACGGCCACGGCTCAGTTCTACCTTGCGATCCGGTCCATCATTTACAAACAGACAAAAGGCAATGCGCCAGATGCAGAAGTCATGAACAGCGTCGTTGAAGGCATGGTACGTGACGCCATCACCTGTACCGGTATCGAAAATATCGTTGACGAGCATAAATCAGTCGATCTGTTTAGCGATGAGTTCGTAGATGAACTGAAGAAGGTCAAGCTGCCTATTACCAAGTTCAATGCGCTTCTGAAGCTTCTGAAGAAAGCAATCACAGCCTATGGCCGTACGAACAAGGTAAAGGCAATCGAATTTGACGAGCGCTTGAGACGGGTGGTCGATGCTTATAATAGTCGCGACAAACTCGTATTCACGAGCGAGGTGGTCGCTGATTTCGTCAATGATCTTTCTGATCAGCTCATCAACATAATGAAGGATTTGAAGGAGGATCAGGACTCTTTCTCTAAGATGGGTATTACATTCGAGGAGAAGGCGTTCTATGACATCCTTGTAAAAGTCCGCGATGACCACGTTTTCCCGTACGCGGACGATAAATGCATCGTGCTGGCTAAAAAAATCAAGGAGCTTGTTGACGATAAAGCACAGTTTGCCGACTGGTCGACACGAGATGACATCAAGAATCAGCTTAACATGGACTTGACTGTACTTCTTTATAAAAATGGATACCCGCCAGAATGGGATGAGGAAGTCTTTGAAAAGGTCATGGAGCAGGCTGAGAACTTCAAGAAATACGAAGATGAGTAA
- a CDS encoding restriction endonuclease subunit S, translating to MALTKYKLGDLIQLLDNRNTELIYGIDDVRGVNNLKELMPTKADISGRDLSKFQIVYPDEFVFNHRTSRNGSKFSIAYNDMETPVICTEDYVVFRITDEAKQKILLARWLYMFFKRSEFDRYVITNSWGSSTEFFNWEDICEIDIDLPPLNIQQKYVDVYNAMLVNQQSYERGLEDLKIAFDSILDKEKHHAHTIAVGELLNEIDNRNSDGTIEDIEGINITKQFMPTVANTTDINLNRYKIVQNNQIAYSGMQTGRDKCIRIALQTSDKPIIVSPAYTVFEVKKDLVLPEFIMMWFSREESDRRGWFMSDSSVRSNLDLDRFYEIEIPIPSIDEQKAIVDIYRAYIDRRSISNRLKERIKSMCPILIKGSLEEAGA from the coding sequence ATGGCATTGACTAAGTATAAGCTGGGTGATCTCATACAGCTTCTTGACAATAGAAATACTGAACTTATTTATGGAATTGATGATGTTCGCGGGGTAAATAACCTCAAAGAACTTATGCCGACAAAAGCCGATATAAGTGGTAGAGACTTAAGTAAATTTCAAATTGTGTATCCAGATGAGTTTGTTTTCAATCACAGGACTTCAAGAAACGGGAGTAAGTTCAGTATCGCCTATAACGATATGGAGACGCCCGTGATATGTACGGAAGACTATGTCGTATTTCGAATCACTGACGAAGCAAAGCAAAAAATCCTTTTAGCCAGATGGCTGTATATGTTTTTCAAGAGGTCAGAATTTGACAGGTATGTAATCACTAATTCTTGGGGAAGTTCAACAGAATTCTTTAATTGGGAAGATATATGTGAGATCGATATCGACCTTCCGCCGCTTAATATCCAGCAGAAGTACGTGGATGTCTACAATGCCATGCTGGTCAATCAGCAAAGCTATGAACGCGGGCTGGAAGATTTGAAGATTGCATTTGATTCTATTTTGGACAAGGAGAAACACCATGCACATACAATTGCTGTCGGGGAGCTCCTTAATGAAATAGATAATAGAAACAGTGATGGAACTATAGAAGATATTGAGGGTATAAATATTACAAAGCAATTTATGCCAACGGTCGCAAACACTACAGACATTAATCTCAATCGTTATAAGATAGTTCAAAATAATCAGATTGCATATAGCGGCATGCAGACGGGTAGAGATAAATGTATCCGCATCGCTCTTCAAACTTCTGATAAACCTATAATTGTCTCGCCTGCTTATACGGTTTTTGAAGTAAAGAAGGACCTGGTCTTGCCGGAATTTATAATGATGTGGTTTTCACGTGAAGAGAGCGATCGTCGAGGCTGGTTTATGAGTGATTCAAGTGTGCGCTCCAATCTTGACTTAGACCGTTTCTATGAAATAGAGATACCGATTCCATCTATAGATGAACAGAAGGCAATTGTCGATATTTATCGAGCTTATATAGACAGAAGATCAATTAGTAATCGTCTCAAAGAACGCATCAAGAGCATGTGCCCGATATTAATAAAAGGCTCCCTCGAAGAAGCAGGAGCCTGA
- a CDS encoding N-6 DNA methylase produces the protein MARAAKKDKEVSLETVLWNCRVALRGIGSTEKNRDAVISLVFLKFAGDKFEKRYQELKEQYGSDEGLFNIMKAKVSSYNSVNVFYLNETSRWSYIVAHAGDNDIAVILDTAMADIERMNPSLKGALSSRDKDGNSVYTFFATLGATTAKLKDLIDNVNKIDKKRFQDEDLIGRVYEYFLQAYAASGTKEDGEFYTPACVVKLIAEMIEPYSGTVYDPCCGSGGMFVQSMKFVDRHKGNRQKISIIGQESNPDTWRLCKMNLAIRGIAHNLGEKNASTFTDDLHRDKKVDYVMANPPFNLKGWRTKDQLTDDPRFKGYGGVIPPVANANYAWVEHIISKLDVTHGIAGFLLANGALNADGDEKTIRSQILEKDFVEAIIVLPRDMFYTTDISVTLWIVNMNKHAGTVNGRQLRDRTNQVLFMDLRTWNQNIEEIVIDKRKKKKKTVLTDEQITKVKQVYNNWQSNDTSLYKDVPEFCQSATLDEIRAKDYSLAPSKYIEFIDHDLDIDYEKEMSLIQSEMKVVLKTEKKSQAMLEEAFRGIGYGID, from the coding sequence ATGGCAAGAGCAGCTAAAAAAGATAAAGAAGTGTCGCTGGAAACAGTTCTATGGAACTGCCGAGTAGCGCTTCGTGGTATAGGAAGCACAGAAAAAAATAGAGACGCCGTAATTTCTTTAGTTTTCCTGAAATTTGCGGGAGACAAATTCGAGAAGCGCTATCAGGAACTGAAAGAACAGTATGGATCAGATGAAGGACTGTTTAATATCATGAAGGCCAAGGTCTCGTCCTATAACTCCGTCAACGTGTTCTACCTTAATGAGACATCCCGCTGGTCGTACATCGTGGCGCACGCAGGCGATAATGATATCGCGGTTATTCTCGACACCGCTATGGCTGATATCGAGCGGATGAATCCTTCTCTGAAGGGCGCATTGTCATCAAGGGATAAGGATGGGAATTCGGTCTACACTTTCTTTGCTACGCTCGGCGCAACAACTGCAAAGCTTAAGGATCTGATCGACAACGTCAATAAGATTGATAAGAAGCGATTTCAGGATGAGGACCTGATTGGACGCGTATATGAATACTTCTTACAGGCCTATGCGGCTTCTGGCACAAAGGAAGACGGTGAATTCTATACGCCTGCATGTGTAGTAAAACTCATCGCGGAGATGATTGAGCCGTATTCTGGGACAGTTTATGATCCCTGCTGTGGAAGTGGTGGAATGTTTGTACAGTCCATGAAATTTGTTGATCGCCATAAAGGGAACAGGCAGAAGATCTCCATTATCGGACAGGAAAGCAATCCGGATACCTGGCGGCTGTGCAAGATGAATCTCGCCATTCGTGGCATTGCACATAACCTCGGAGAAAAGAACGCCTCCACATTTACGGATGACCTTCATAGAGATAAGAAGGTCGACTACGTCATGGCCAATCCGCCGTTCAACCTTAAAGGCTGGCGCACGAAGGATCAGCTGACAGATGATCCGCGATTCAAGGGCTATGGCGGAGTTATACCGCCGGTGGCAAACGCCAACTACGCATGGGTGGAGCACATCATTTCAAAGCTTGATGTTACTCACGGCATCGCTGGATTCCTTCTTGCTAATGGTGCGCTGAATGCAGATGGCGATGAGAAAACCATCCGCAGCCAGATTCTTGAAAAGGACTTCGTGGAGGCAATCATTGTATTGCCTCGAGATATGTTCTACACGACGGACATTTCCGTGACGCTTTGGATCGTCAACATGAATAAGCACGCTGGAACCGTGAATGGTAGACAGCTGCGTGATCGGACGAATCAGGTGCTTTTCATGGATCTGCGCACCTGGAATCAGAACATTGAAGAGATTGTCATCGACAAACGCAAAAAGAAAAAGAAAACCGTCCTCACCGACGAGCAGATTACCAAGGTGAAGCAGGTCTACAACAACTGGCAGTCCAACGACACTTCCCTGTATAAAGACGTCCCAGAGTTTTGCCAATCAGCGACACTGGACGAAATACGAGCAAAGGACTACTCACTCGCACCAAGCAAATACATCGAGTTCATTGACCATGATCTAGACATTGATTACGAAAAAGAAATGTCCCTCATTCAGAGCGAAATGAAGGTCGTTTTGAAGACCGAGAAGAAGTCGCAGGCCATGCTCGAAGAAGCATTTAGGGGGATCGGCTATGGCATTGACTAA
- a CDS encoding excisionase family DNA-binding protein, translated as MEERFNVEPWVALKDVQSYLGVGRETILQWINKRNMPAYKVGRLWKFKLSEVDDWIRSGGASDDNNKDGKEK; from the coding sequence GTGGAAGAAAGATTTAATGTCGAACCGTGGGTGGCTTTGAAAGATGTACAGTCATATCTCGGTGTCGGACGTGAAACCATACTGCAATGGATCAACAAACGTAACATGCCTGCATATAAGGTTGGACGATTGTGGAAATTCAAGCTTAGCGAAGTCGACGATTGGATTCGCTCTGGCGGAGCGTCCGACGATAATAACAAAGATGGCAAGGAGAAATAA
- a CDS encoding NBR1-Ig-like domain-containing protein, which translates to MDFSEFCKLTKPQYFGYNKQSWYLKDLFKAAGIRRDYSDDHLKAVFNGTKPFASNMKRHFPHPVSIDSIVAFFEKYLQPEYVKLLADAFGIPADEEKSLSYLSYALAAQVVAFISNREETESENIVPDKYEEARVRKEAGVYKITRRLYDGDDVWVEDRTKKHAAAFYEDIHHTWVIHNQGSVIWHKRKLVCANPEETGRRTKVFEIEIKELQPGKYTKIATDFNARGQEGPFTIKWDMVDENGNNCFPGSRNIFDVEIDTTFGN; encoded by the coding sequence GTGGATTTTTCAGAGTTCTGCAAGCTGACGAAGCCACAATATTTTGGCTATAACAAGCAGTCCTGGTATCTGAAGGACCTGTTCAAGGCCGCAGGGATACGCCGAGATTATTCCGATGATCATTTGAAAGCAGTATTCAACGGAACTAAACCTTTTGCCTCAAACATGAAAAGGCACTTCCCTCATCCAGTGAGCATTGACAGCATTGTTGCTTTCTTTGAGAAGTACTTGCAGCCGGAGTATGTAAAGCTGCTGGCGGATGCGTTCGGAATTCCTGCTGATGAGGAGAAGAGTCTGTCATACCTGTCCTACGCACTGGCAGCGCAGGTTGTTGCATTCATCTCGAATCGTGAGGAGACAGAATCAGAAAACATCGTGCCGGACAAATATGAGGAAGCTCGGGTGCGAAAAGAAGCTGGCGTCTATAAGATAACAAGACGCCTGTATGATGGTGATGATGTATGGGTGGAGGATCGGACAAAAAAACATGCCGCGGCATTCTATGAAGACATTCACCACACATGGGTGATACATAATCAAGGAAGCGTCATCTGGCATAAACGTAAGCTGGTCTGCGCCAATCCTGAGGAGACTGGCAGGCGGACAAAGGTATTTGAAATAGAAATTAAGGAATTACAGCCGGGAAAATATACAAAAATAGCCACGGACTTCAATGCCCGTGGCCAAGAAGGACCATTCACCATCAAGTGGGATATGGTAGACGAAAACGGTAATAACTGCTTTCCCGGAAGCAGAAACATATTTGATGTTGAGATAGACACAACATTCGGGAACTGA